A portion of the Fulvia fulva chromosome 1, complete sequence genome contains these proteins:
- a CDS encoding Nicotinate phosphoribosyltransferase — protein MAPIDGQDTPEGIFSLLDTDLYKLTMQCAVLKYFPDTPVSYQFTNRTPEKRLTKKAYTWLQEQIDKLENIRVTYEEIAWLKKTCPYLTTEYLEFLRTFRLHPSEQVKLSFTSVKTGDVSEDHPGDIDLSVHGVWKDTILYEIPLLALTSEAYFKFVDTAWSHEGQVENAKRKGERLIEAGCVFSEFGSRRRRDYKTHEMVMDGLIEAQKESESNGKDWKGKWTGTSNVHMAMKYGVNPSGTVAHEWFMGIAAITQDYANANEAAMQYWTGTFGRGVLAIALTDTFGTPSFLRAFSRPAPQSGETDNIHGNEPNYAHIFSGVRQDSGDPVEYIKMMRKYYDSQGIKDKKIIVFSDSLNIDRCIQYKEATEAAGLTPSFGVGTFFTNDFKNLSTNEKSVPLNIVIKLSRANGRYAIKLSDDKGKNMGNEEFMRSVKEAVGYNEKIWEGGNEAHRWDKNDG, from the coding sequence ATGGCACCAATCGATGGCCAAGACACTCCGGAGGGCATCTTCTCCCTCCTCGACACCGACCTCTACAAGCTGACCATGCAATGCGCCGTGCTCAAGTACTTTCCAGACACGCCAGTCAGCTACCAGTTCACCAATCGCACACCAGAGAAGCGCTTGACCAAGAAAGCATACACATGGCTACAAGAGCAAATCGATAAGCTCGAGAACATCAGGGTCACATACGAGGAGATTGCTTGGCTGAAGAAGACATGCCCATACCTCACCACAGAGTACTTGGAGTTCCTGAGGACTTTCCGTCTGCATCCCTCGGAACAGGTCAAGCTTAGTTTCACATCCGTGAAGACTGGCGACGTCTCGGAAGACCACCCTGGCGACATCGATCTGTCTGTACATGGCGTCTGGAAGGACACGATACTGTACGAGATTCCGCTGCTTGCACTCACTTCCGAGGCCTATTTCAAGTTCGTGGACACCGCCTGGAGCCACGAAGGTCAGGTCGAGAACGCAAAGCGCAAGGGTGAGCGACTTATTGAAGCAGGGTGTGTCTTCAGCGAGTTCGGCAGCAGGAGGCGCAGAGACTACAAGACGCACGAGATGGTCATGGATGGCTTGATCGAAGCTCAGAAAGAGTCCGAGAGCAACGGTAAAGACTGGAAGGGCAAGTGGACAGGTACATCCAATGTTCACATGGCCATGAAGTATGGTGTCAACCCGAGCGGTACCGTTGCACACGAGTGGTTCATGGGCATCGCTGCCATTACCCAAGACTATGCCAACGCGAACGAGGCTGCAATGCAGTACTGGACGGGCACATTCGGTCGTGGCGTGCTAGCTATCGCACTGACAGACACGTTCGGCACACCCTCATTCCTCAGAGCTTTCTCACGCCCAGCACCACAGAGTGGCGAAACCGACAACATTCATGGGAACGAGCCAAACTACGCGCACATCTTCAGTGGTGTTCGTCAAGACTCTGGCGATCCAGTCGAATACATCAAGATGATGCGCAAGTACTACGATAGCCAGGGTATCAAGGATAAGAAGATCATCGTATTCTCTGATAGCCTCAACATCGACCGCTGCATTCAGTACAAGGAGGCGACGGAGGCTGCAGGTCTGACTCCAAGTTTCGGCGTGGGCACTTTCTTCACAAACGATTTCAAGAATCTGAGTACCAACGAGAAGAGTGTACCGCTCAACATCGTGATCAAACTCAGTCGTGCCAACGGTAGATATGCGATCAAGCTCAGCGATGACAAGGGTAAGAACATGGGCAATGAGGAGTTCATGCGTTCGGTCAAGGAGGCCGTCGGCTACAACGAGAAGATCTGGGAGGGTGGCAATGAGGCCCATCGCTGGGATAAGAACGACGGCTAA
- a CDS encoding BolA-like protein 1, whose amino-acid sequence MLARTLRLAQRRTFAAMASQTPMEDAIRSKVTETLAPTSLEIFNDSHKHSHHQAMQGVTSKETHFRVNIVSDSFKGKMQPVRHRLVYTLLKDELAQEGGIHALQLKTRTTEEEEKAQAKAAS is encoded by the exons ATGTTGGCGCGTACACTACGTCTTGCGCAAAGACGGACATTTGCAGCAATGGCTTCACAAACGCCCATGGAGGATGCCATCAGGAGCAAG GTCACTGAGACGCTCGCACCTACATCTCTCGAAATCTTCAACGACTCACACAAGCACTCCCATCATCAAGCAATGCAAGGCGTAACCTCGAAAGAGACACACTTCAG AGTCAATATCGTCTCGGACTCCTTCAAAGGCAAGATGCAACCAGTCCGCCATCGCTTGGTCTACACCCTACTCAAGGACGAGCTTGCCCAAGAAGGTGGCATTCACGCTCTCCAACTCAAGACCCGGACGACCGAGGAGGAAGAGAAAGCTCAGGCTAAGGCAGCTTCGTAG